One genomic segment of Ictalurus punctatus breed USDA103 chromosome 4, Coco_2.0, whole genome shotgun sequence includes these proteins:
- the LOC108264120 gene encoding extracellular calcium-sensing receptor-like, translated as MVMCSREVLQYHESGDPKVSQVVIEVRTGWKWKAAEVVEDAKKQTVLVGTVAQGRPGLGSNMLSRYGKVRRKDRTSQLQDEVWATLKEVRASRMVEVSEQLKKVHFVDAFGEVVFFDKNGEPPASYEVINWQLREGQVQHISVGHFSTSANGKYELVINEDKIIWSTGNLTPKAVCSEICPQGTRKAQIKGLPLCCFDCIPCADGSISNTTATDCINCPEEYWSNERKDNCIMKITEFLSYTETMGIILMALSLLGTCLTFSIMVVFIHFRDTPIVKANNSELSLLLLLSLIFCFLCPLTFIGELTVWSCMLRHTAFGIAFALCISCMLGKTIVVVTAFRATLPGNNVAEKFGPPQQRAIVCSCTAVQIVICILWLNVAPPFPDKVFEQRSKKIILECNTGSDAAFYAVLGYIGLLAIVCLVLAFLARKLPDNFNEAKFIAFSLLIFCAVWITFIPAYVSSPGKYTVAVEIFAILSSAFGLLLCIFVPKCYVILIKPERNTRKHVMGNTTKVRVGGLLCSPSAPPRTSTGPGSTRGCPGGLDTTGKELTELSYVELSQQVCLRNEESQHELQSPVESQTRKTEQEIPDLFQIHMRSPGLETASCLGSGSET; from the exons ATGGTGATGTGTTCTAGGGAGGTGCTGCAATACCATGAGTCTGGTGACCCAAAGGTCTCTCAGGTGGTGATTGAGGTCAGGACAGGGTGGAAATGGAAGGCAGCTGAGGTTGTGGAGGATGCTAAGAAGCAAACGGTCTTGGTGGGTACAGTGGCTCAAGGAAGACCAGGCCTGGGTAGCAATATGTTATCTCGATATGGCAAGGTAAGGAGGAAAGACAGGACATCTCAGCTCCAGGATGAGGTGTGGGCAACGCTTAAGGAAGTGCGAGCCAGCAGGATGGTTGAG GTAAGTGAGCAGctaaaaaaagtacattttgtcGACGCATTTGGAGAGGTAGTGTTCTTTGACAAGAACGGAGAACCCCCTGCTTCATACGAAGTCATAAACTGGCAGCTGAGAGAAGGACAAGTGCAGCATATTTCAGTTGGCCATTTCAGCACCTCTGCAAATGGAAAATATGAACTTGTGATTAATGAAGACAAGATTATCTGGAGCACAGGAAATTTG ACTCCAAAAGCTGTTTGCTCTGAAATCTGTCCACAAGGCACAAGGAAAGCACAAATTAAAGGTCTACCTCTGTGCTGCTTTGACTGTATCCCATGTGCTGATGGCTCTATATCAAATACAACAG CAACAGACTGTATCAACTGTCCTGAGGAGTACTGGTCTAATGAACGAAAAGATAACTGCATCATGAAAATAACAGAGTTTCTATCATACACTGAAACAATGGGGATTATTCTTATGGCCCTCTCCCTACTGGGTACCTGTTTAACATTTTCTATTATGGTGGTGTTCATACACTTTAGAGACACACCAATAGTGAAGGCAAATAATTCAGAGCTGAGCTTACTTTTACTTCTTTCTCTTATATTTTGCTTCCtctgtcctctcacattcattGGTGAGCTAACAGTCTGGTCATGCATGTTGCGTCACACAGCATTTGGCATTGCCTTTGCCCTCTGCATTTCCTGTATGCTGGGGAAAACCATAGTTGTGGTAACTGCCTTCAGAGCAACATTACCAGGGAACAATGTGGCAGAAAAGTTTGGACCACCTCAACAAAGGGCCATTGTGTGTTCATGCACTGCCGTTCAAATAGTTATTTGTATTCTGTGGCTAAATGTTGCTCCACCATTCCCAGATAAAGTCTTTGAGCAGCGcagtaaaaaaattattttagaatGTAACACAGGCTCAGATGCTGCATTTTATGCCGTTCTAGGGTACATTGGCCTTCTTGCCATAGTTTGCTTGGTCCTGGCCTTTTTAGCCAGAAAGCTACCTGATAATTTTAATGAAGCCAAATTCATCGCATTTAGTTTGCTAATATTCTGTGCAGTTTGGATCACCTTCATTCCAGCTTATGTCAGCTCTCCTGGAAAGTATACAGTAGCAGTAGAAATATTTGCAATTCTGTCTTCAGCTTTTGGCCTACTGTTATGCATCTTTGTACCTAAATGTTATGTCATTTTAATCAAACCAGAGAGAAATACAAGAAAACATGTAATGGGAAATACTACAAAGGTTA GGGTTGGTGGGCTGCTGTGCTCGCCTTCTGCGCCTCCTCGCACTAGCACTGGCCCGGgttccactcgtggatgcccgggtggaCTCGACACAACCGGGAAGGAACTGACTGAACTGTCGTATGTCGAGCTctctcagcaggtctgcttg cggaacgAGGAGTCACAACACGAGCTCCAAAGTCCAGTGGAGAGCCAGAcacggaagacagagcaagagattcCAGatctcttccagatccatatgagGTCACCCGGACtcgagacggctagctgcctcggcagcggctcTGAAACCTAA
- the LOC124628113 gene encoding vomeronasal type-2 receptor 1-like, translated as MIGGIFPVYSRQENILFSFDNKPPMAECKGFDLRAFRWTRTMMLAIDEINQDDYLLPNISLGYIIVDSCSSPTNVLRAALTLMSTSEQTDSQCHPPPILALIAESGSTQSLVVAGAVGPFKMPQVSYFSTCACLSDKTKYPTFYRTIPSDYYQAKALAFLVRQYGWTWIGVIQSDNDYGRNGISAFTKEVEAHGVCIAFVGTVLRTYPQSKILEAVELIKQSTVKVILAFVPERDIYPLMKEVVKQNITGIQWIGSEAWVTADSLSTPEMFKYFGGTIGFVVRKMAIPKLAPLLKDITPYNDSESGFVSDFWETLVNEQLKKVHFVDAFGEVVFFDKNGEPPASYEVINWQLREGQTPKAVCSEICPQGTRKAQIKGLPLCCFDCIPCADGSISNTTATDCINCPEEYWSNERKDNCVMKITEFLSYTETMGIILMALSLLGACLTFSTMVVFINFRDTPIVKANNSELSLLLLLSLIFCFLCPLTFIGELTVWSCMLRHTAFGIAFALCISCMLGKTIVVVTAFRATLPGNNVAGKFGPPQQRAIVCSCTAVQIVICILWLNFAPPFPDKVFEQRSKKIILECNTGSDAAFYAVLGYIGLLAIVCLVLAFLARKLPDNFNEAKFIAFSMLIFCAVWITFIPAYVSSPGKYTVAVEIFAILSSAFGLLLCIFVPKCYIILIKPERNTRKHVMGKNPKS; from the exons ATGATAGGTGGCATTTTCCCAGTTTATTCAAGACAGGAGAATATACTTTTTTCATTTGATAACAAGCCACCAATGGCAGAATGTAAAGG ATTTGACCTACGTGCCTTTCGTTGGACGAGGACCATGATGTTGGCAATAGATGAAATAAACCAAGATGATTATTTGCTTCCTAACATTTCTCTAGGATATATTATTGTGGACTCTTGTTCCTCTCCCACTAATGTTTTGAGAGCCGCCCTCACTTTGATGAGCACATCAGAGCAAACAGATTCTCAATGTCATCCACCTCCCATATTAGCACTTATAGCTGAATCAGGATCTACTCAGTCTTTAGTTGTGGCTGGGGCAGTTGGACCATTCAAAATGCCACAG GTGAGTTACTTTTCAACATGTGCATGTTTAAGTGACAAAACAAAATATCCTACATTTTACCGAACAATACCAAGTGACTACTACCAAGCAAAGGCTTTGGCTTTCCTTGTCAGACAATATGGATGGACATGGATTGGAGTGATACAGTCTGACAATGATTATGGACGAAATGGGATATCAGCATTCACAAAGGAAGTGGAGGCTCATGGGGTTTGTATTGCATTTGTTGGCACAGTTTTGCGTACATATCCCCAAAGTAAAATCCTTGAAGCTGTTGAACTGATAAAGCAATCAACTGTCAAAGTGATTCTTGCATTTGTGCCAGAGAGAGATATCTATCCTTTAATGAAAGAAGtggtaaaacaaaacattacaggAATACAGTGGATTGGAAGTGAAGCCTGGGTAACTGCTGACAGTCTTTCCACACCCgaaatgttcaaatattttgGAGGAACTATAGGATTTGTGGTCCGAAAGATGGCCATACCCAAATTGGCACCACTTCTCAAAGATATCACCCCTTATAATGATTCTGAGTCTGGTTTTGTCAGTGATTTCTGGGAAACATTG GTAAATGAGCAGCTGAAGAAAGTACATTTTGTGGATGCATTTGGAGAGGTAGTGTTCTTTGACAAGAACGGAGAACCCCCTGCTTCATACGAAGTTATAAACTGGCAGCTGAGAGAAGGACAA ACTCCAAAAGCTGTTTGCTCTGAAATCTGTCCACAAGGCACAAGGAAAGCACAAATTAAAGGTCTACCTCTGTGCTGCTTTGACTGTATCCCATGTGCTGATGGCTCTATATCAAATACAACAG CAACAGACTGTATCAACTGTCCTGAAGAGTACTGGTCTAATGAACGAAAAGATAACTGCGTCATGAAAATAACAGAGTTTCTATCATACACTGAAACAATGGGGATTATTCTTATGGCCCTCTCCCTACTGGGTGCCTGTTTAACATTTTCTACTATGGTGGTGTTCATAAACTTTAGAGACACACCAATAGTGAAAGCAAATAATTCAGAGCTGAGCTTACTTTTACTTCTTTCTCTTATATTTTGCTTCCtctgtcctctcacattcattGGTGAGCTAACAGTCTGGTCATGCATGTTGCGTCACACAGCATTTGGCATTGCCTTTGCCCTCTGCATTTCCTGTATGCTGGGGAAAACCATAGTTGTGGTAACTGCATTCAGAGCAACATTACCAGGGAACAATGTGGCAGGAAAGTTTGGACCACCTCAACAAAGGGCCATTGTGTGTTCATGCACTGCCGTTCAAATAGTTATTTGTATTCTGTGGCTAAATTTTGCTCCACCATTCCCTGATAAAGTCTTTGAGCAAcgcagtaaaaaaataattttagaaTGTAACACGGGCTCAGATGCTGCATTTTATGCCGTTCTAGGGTACATTGGCCTTCTTGCCATAGTTTGCTTGGTCCTGGCCTTTTTAGCCAGAAAGCTACCTGATAATTTTAATGAAGCCAAATTCATCGCATTTAGTATGCTTATATTCTGTGCAGTTTGGATCACCTTCATTCCAGCTTATGTCAGCTCTCCTGGAAAGTATACAGTAGCAGTAGAAATATTTGCAATTCTGTCTTCAGCTTTTGGCCTACTCTTATGCATTTTTGTGCCTAAATGTTACATCATTTTAATCAAACCAGAGAGAAATACAAGAAAACATGTAATGGGGAAAAATCCCAAAAGTTAA
- the LOC128629588 gene encoding extracellular calcium-sensing receptor-like: MAMPKLAPVLKNISPYNDSDINWVHNGNLFIKYVVFFVQKVNEQLKKVHFVDAFGEVVFFDKNGDPPASYEVINWQLREGQVQHISVGHFSTSANGKYELVINEDKIIWSTGNLVTPKAVCSEICPQGTRKAQIKGLPLCCFDCIPCADGSISNTTGATDCINCPEEYWSNERKDNCIMKITEFLSYTETMGIILMALSLLGTCLTFSTMVVFIHFRDTPIVKANNSELSLLLLLSLIFCFLCPLTFIGELTVWSCMLRHTAFGIAFALCISCMLGKTTVVVTAFRATLPGNNVAEKFGPPQQRAIVCSCTAVQIVICILWLNVAPPFPDKVFEQRSKKIILECNTGSDAAFYAVLGYIGLLAIVCLVLAFLARKLPDNFNEAKFITFSLLIFCAVWITFIPAYVSSPGKYTVAVEIFAILSSAFGLLLCIFVPKCYIILIKPERNTRKHVMGKNPKS, from the exons ATGGCTATGCCCAAACTGGCACCAGTTCTCAAAAATATCAGCCCTTATAATGATTCTGA CATTAATTGGGTTCATAATGGAAATCTTTTCATTAAGtatgttgtattttttgttcAAAAGGTAAATGAGCAGCTGAAGAAAGTACATTTTGTGGATGCATTTGGAGAGGTAGTGTTCTTTGACAAGAACGGAGACCCCCCTGCTTCATACGAAGTCATAAACTGGCAGCTGAGAGAAGGACAAGTGCAGCATATTTCAGTTGGCCATTTCAGCACCTCTGCAAATGGAAAATATGAACTTGTGATTAATGAAGACAAGATTATCTGGAGCACAGGAAATTTGGTA ACTCCAAAAGCTGTTTGCTCTGAAATCTGTCCACAAGGCACAAGGAAAGCACAAATTAAAGGTCTACCTCTGTGCTGCTTTGACTGTATCCCATGTGCTGATGGCTCTATATCAAATACAACAG GAGCAACAGACTGTATCAACTGTCCTGAAGAGTACTGGtctaatgaaagaaaagatAACTGCATCATGAAAATAACAGAGTTTCTATCATACACTGAAACAATGGGGATTATTCTCATGGCCCTCTCCCTACTGGGTACCTGTTTAACATTTTCTACTATGGTGGTGTTCATACACTTTAGAGACACACCAATAGTGAAAGCAAATAATTCAGAGCTGAGCTTACTTTTACTTCTTTCTCTTATATTTTGCTTCCtctgtcctctcacattcatcGGTGAGCTAACAGTCTGGTCATGCATGTTGCGTCACACAGCATTTGGCATTGCCTTTGCCCTCTGCATTTCCTGTATGCTGGGGAAAACTACAGTTGTGGTAACTGCCTTCAGAGCAACATTACCAGGGAACAATGTGGCAGAAAAGTTTGGACCACCTCAACAAAGGGCCATTGTGTGTTCATGCACTGCCGTTCAAATAGTTATTTGTATTCTGTGGCTAAATGTTGCTCCACCATTCCCAGATAAAGTCTTTGAGCAGCGcagtaaaaaaattattttagaatGTAACACGGGCTCAGATGCTGCATTTTATGCCGTTCTAGGGTACATTGGCCTTCTTGCCATAGTTTGCTTGGTCCTGGCCTTTTTAGCCAGAAAGCTACCTGATAATTTTAATGAAGCCAAATTCATCACATTTAGTTTGCTTATATTCTGTGCAGTTTGGATCACCTTCATTCCAGCTTATGTCAGCTCTCCTGGAAAGTATACAGTAGCAGTAGAAATATTTGCAATTCTGTCTTCAGCTTTTGGCCTACTCTTATGCATTTTTGTGCCTAAATGTTACATCATTTTAATCAAACCAGAGAGAAATACAAGAAAACATGTAATGGGGAAAAATCCCAAAAGTTAA
- the LOC108264122 gene encoding extracellular calcium-sensing receptor-like: MNGDYIIGGIFTFHHYTRTEQITYTRLPSRTQCYGIDFREVRFARAMEFTIHEINSRADLLPGITLGYQIHDSCSTVPMAIRVAFQLANGFESVFNETMFQCSEYASANVPAIIGDSASTQSISIARMLGLFGIPQVSHYATCACLSDKHHYPTFFRTIPSDQHQAAALARMVKHFGWTWIGAVRSDSDYGNFGMASFLKAAQVEGICVEYSEAYYRTQPQSKLERVANVIRRSTARVIIAFMASGDMKILLAELSRQPLPPLQWIGSETWITDPGILRYNMCAGAIGFGVPRSVIPGLREFLLDLTPIKALESPLLTELWESSFNCYLKGRTGVSEGMQECDGSEDIHTLQNPYLDTSQLRITNMVYKATYAIAHAIHRLICNGTKCDKTIQFSPWQIFNQLKLVNFTTNNGFQVSFDSNGDPPAVYELINWQFKKNGALDFVTVGQYDSSRPRGEEFRMSKSISWFEGQTEVPVSVCSESCPPGTRKAVQKRRPVCCFDCIPCAEGEISNITDSLDCLRCPPEFWPNAKQDSCLPKPVEFLSWDETLGIILTLFSIIGAFMAVCVGAVFYKHRASPFVRANNSELSFLLLFSLTLCFLCSLTFIGRPSEWSCVLRHTAFGITFVLCISCVLGKTIVVLMAFRATLPGSNVMKWFGPPQQRLSVISFTLIQVLICVLWLKISPPFPFKNLKHYKERIILECGLGSAIGFWAVLGYIGVLALLCFILAFLARKLPDHFNEAKFITFSMLIFSAVWITFIPAYVSSPGKYTVAVEIFAILASSFGLIICIFAPKCFIIIFRPDQNTKKHLMGKAQSKDH; encoded by the exons ATGAATGGAGACTATATTATTGGAGGGATTTTTACTTTTCATCATTACACAAGAACAGAGCAAATTACTTACACCAGGCTGCCATCCCGAACACAGTGCTATGG CATTGACTTCAGGGAAGTGCGCTTTGCCCGTGCCATGGAGTTCACCATCCATGAGATCAACAGCAGAGCAGATCTCCTCCCAGGCATTACTTTAGGCTATCAGATACATGACTCATGCTCTACTGTGCCAATGGCAATTAGAGTTGCATTTCAACTTGCAAATGGCTTTGAGTCAGTTTTCAATGAAACTATGTTTCAATGTTCTGAATATGCATCAGCCAATGTGCCTGCTATCATAGGAGATTCTGCTTCCACACAATCAATCAGCATAGCTAGAATGCTTGGTCTTTTTGGAATTCCACAG GTGAGTCACTACGCAACCTGTGCGTGTCTGAGTGATAAGCATCACTATCCTACCTTTTTTAGGACCATACCTAGTGACCAACACCAAGCAGCTGCACTGGCAAGAATGGTCAAGCACTTTGGCTGGACATGGATAGGAGCAGTTCGTAGTGACTCAGATTATGGAAATTTTGGAATGGCATCATTCCTAAAAGCTGCGCAAGTGGAGGGGATCTGTGTGGAATACTCTGAGGCTTACTACAGGACACAACCACAGAGTAAACTGGAGCGAGTGGCAAATGTCATTCGCAGATCCACAGCCCGGGTTATAATAGCATTTATGGCATCAGGTGACATGAAGATTCTTTTAGCGGAGCTATCACGACAGCCACTACCTCCACTTCAGTGGATTGGAAGTGAAACGTGGATCACAGATCCTGGTATTTTACGATATAACATGTGTGCTGGTGCAATAGGGTTTGGTGTTCCCCGGTCAGTTATTCCAGGTCTTCGTGAATTTCTTCTAGACCTCACTCCAATCAAAGCATTAGAATCACCCCTGTTAACAGAACTTTGGGAGAGCTCATTCAACTGTTACCTTAAAGGTCGAACAGGTGTCTCAGAAGGCATGCAGGAATGTGATGGCAGTGAGGACATTCACACTCTCCAGAACCCATATTTAGACACATCTCAGTTGCGCATCACTAACATGGTGTACAAAGCAACATATGCCATAGCGCACGCAATCCACAGACTGATTTGTAATGGCACCAAATGTGATAAGACCATTCAATTTTCACCATGGCAG ATATTCAATCAGCTCAAACTAGTGAACTTCACTACAAATAATGGGTTTCAGGTCTCATTTGATTCTAATGGAGACCCTCCAGCTGTCTATGAACTCATAAACtggcagtttaaaaaaaatggtgctTTGGATTTCGTCACAGTGGGCCAGTATGACTCATCCAGACCAAGAGGAGAAGAGTTCAGAATGAGCAAAAGTATCAGCTGGTTTGAAGGACAGACTGAG GTACCAGTGTCTGTCTGTAGTGAGAGCTGTCCTCCAGGCACCAGGAAAGCTGTTCAGAAAAGAAGGCCTGTCTGCTGTTTTGACTGCATACCATGTGCTGAAGGGGAGATCAGTAACATAACGG ACTCTTTGGATTGTTTGCGCTGCCCTCCTGAGTTTTGGCCCAATGCCAAGCAAGACAGCTGCCTCCCCAAGCCTGTTGAGTTCCTCTCCTGGGATGAAACTCTGGGCATCATCCTAACACTGTTCTCCATCATTGGGGCCttcatggctgtgtgtgtgggtgctgtTTTTTACAAGCACAGGGCCTCTCCTTTTGTTAGAGCCAACAACTCTGAACTGAGCTTTCTGTTGCTCttctctctgactctgtgtTTCCTCTGTTCACTTACTTTCATTGGTCGGCCCTCTGAGTGGTCCTGTGTACTGCGCCACACAGCATTTGGGATCACCTTTGTCCTTTGCATCTCCTGTGTTCTGGGAAAAACAATAGTGGTGTTAATGGCATTCAGGGCTACACTTCCAGGTAGTAATGTCATGAAATGGTTTGGGCCTCCACAACAAAGACTCAGTGTGATTTCTTTTACTCTCATACAAGTCCTTATTTGTGTGCTTTGGTTGAAAATATCACCCCCTTTCCCCTTCAAAAATCTAAAGCACTACAAGGAAAGAATTATCCTGGAATGTGGCTTAGGTTCAGCTATAGGATTCTGGGCTGTGCTGGGATATATAGGAGTCCTTGCACTTTTATGCTTTATTTTGGCTTTTCTAGCACGGAAGTTGCCTGATCATTTTAATGAAGCCAAATTCATCACATTCAGCATGCTAATATTTTCTGCAGTTTGGATCACCTTTATTCCTGCTTATGTCAGCTCTCCTGGAAAGTACACTGTAGCTGTTGAAATATTTGCTATTCTGGCTTCAAGTTTTGGTttgattatttgcatttttgCTCCCAAAtgtttcataattatttttagGCCAGATCAGAATACCAAAAAACACCTTATGGGTAAAGCACAATCAAAAGATCACTGA